A single genomic interval of Salinigranum halophilum harbors:
- a CDS encoding complex I subunit 5 family protein has protein sequence MSHLLPLLVTVPIVGALVPVVLGARRPVLSRRLTAGVLVGQVGLAVAVLVAVATTGPRTYVVGGLPAAVGIGLRADAVSSVFVLLVAVAAAALSLTVRTDTTGPTDSLWLLFVAGLTGIAVTADVFNLYVFLEISGLAAYALVAGRRGTRAALAAFHYLVVGTIGATLYLLGVGYLYVATGTLAMADLRVALAAVGYDSPLVVTAFVLVTVGLGVKLALFPLQAWKPDAYAAATPDVSALLATLGSTVPGYALVRLVFDVFTASFLDAVPLVRGSLLVVGVASVAAGGFLALRQSDVRRLLAYSSVLQMGLVVFGIAIATPAAVTAALVLLVANAVAKGGLYAATGVFAERFDATTVDSYAGLGRDAPLTAAAVGVALVSLVGLPPTVGFAGKWYLAVAAVDARAWVVVVVVLLSTLLSLAYAGRVVERLYLAPAGHGVEPVAADGGGHAAVPSGDRAVAFVVVAALATVLVGLGSTALAAWFAPVVEGWL, from the coding sequence GTGAGTCACCTGCTTCCCCTGCTCGTCACCGTCCCCATCGTCGGTGCGCTCGTCCCGGTCGTGCTCGGTGCCCGCCGCCCCGTCCTCTCGCGTCGGCTCACCGCGGGCGTCCTCGTCGGCCAGGTCGGGCTCGCGGTCGCCGTCCTCGTCGCCGTCGCCACAACGGGGCCGCGGACGTACGTCGTCGGGGGGCTGCCCGCAGCGGTCGGAATCGGCCTGCGCGCCGACGCCGTCTCGAGCGTGTTCGTCCTCCTCGTCGCCGTGGCCGCGGCCGCGCTCTCTCTCACCGTCCGCACCGACACGACGGGCCCGACCGACAGCCTCTGGCTCCTGTTCGTCGCCGGCCTCACCGGAATCGCCGTCACGGCCGACGTGTTCAACCTCTACGTCTTCCTCGAGATATCCGGGCTCGCCGCGTACGCGCTGGTCGCCGGCCGCCGCGGGACGCGAGCGGCACTGGCTGCGTTCCACTACCTCGTCGTCGGGACCATCGGCGCGACGCTGTACCTCCTCGGCGTCGGCTACCTGTACGTCGCCACCGGGACGCTCGCGATGGCCGACCTCCGGGTCGCACTCGCGGCCGTCGGCTACGACTCGCCGCTCGTCGTCACGGCGTTCGTCCTCGTGACGGTCGGACTGGGGGTAAAACTCGCGCTGTTCCCGCTGCAGGCGTGGAAGCCGGACGCGTACGCCGCAGCCACGCCCGACGTGAGCGCGCTCCTCGCGACGCTCGGGTCGACCGTCCCCGGTTACGCGCTCGTCCGCCTCGTCTTCGACGTGTTCACCGCCTCGTTCCTCGACGCCGTCCCGCTCGTCCGGGGCAGTCTGTTGGTCGTCGGCGTCGCGAGCGTCGCCGCCGGCGGCTTCCTCGCGCTCCGACAGTCCGACGTGCGCCGACTGCTCGCGTACTCGTCGGTGCTGCAGATGGGGCTCGTCGTCTTCGGTATCGCCATCGCCACGCCCGCCGCGGTGACCGCCGCGCTCGTCCTGCTGGTGGCGAACGCCGTCGCCAAAGGCGGCCTCTACGCCGCAACGGGAGTGTTTGCTGAGCGGTTTGACGCGACCACCGTCGACAGCTACGCGGGTCTCGGTCGCGACGCCCCGCTGACGGCTGCGGCGGTCGGCGTCGCGCTCGTCTCGCTCGTCGGCCTCCCCCCGACCGTCGGCTTCGCCGGCAAGTGGTATCTGGCCGTCGCGGCCGTCGATGCCCGCGCGTGGGTGGTCGTCGTTGTCGTGTTGCTCAGCACGCTCCTCTCGCTCGCGTACGCTGGTCGCGTCGTCGAGCGGTTGTACCTCGCGCCCGCCGGCCACGGGGTCGAACCAGTAGCCGCCGACGGCGGCGGTCACGCGGCCGTCCCGTCCGGTGACCGTGCGGTCGCCTTCGTCGTCGTGGCCGCCCTCGCGACGGTGCTCGTCGGTCTCGGCTCGACGGCACTGGCCGCGTGGTTCGCTCCCGTCGTGGAGGGGTGGCTGTGA
- a CDS encoding cation:proton antiporter subunit C: MVGSRGAYVVYALLVGIGLFVLVDDDNLVKKVVGLNVFQTGVFLFFITAAFRADGRAPLLSATGPFVNPLPHVLILTAIVVGVSVTAVALALVVRLYDEHGTFSERAIREARP, translated from the coding sequence ATGGTCGGGTCGCGCGGAGCGTACGTCGTCTACGCGCTCCTCGTCGGCATCGGCCTGTTCGTCCTCGTCGACGACGACAACCTGGTGAAGAAGGTCGTCGGACTCAACGTGTTCCAGACCGGCGTGTTCCTCTTCTTCATCACGGCCGCGTTCCGCGCCGACGGCCGCGCGCCGCTGCTCTCTGCGACGGGACCGTTCGTCAACCCGCTGCCGCACGTCCTCATCCTGACGGCCATCGTCGTCGGCGTGAGCGTCACGGCCGTCGCGCTGGCGCTGGTCGTCCGGCTGTACGACGAACACGGCACGTTCAGCGAACGGGCGATTCGGGAGGCACGGCCGTGA
- a CDS encoding MnhB domain-containing protein: MSRHPDSPVVVATVRVLSLFILTFALFTLFHGTSSVGGGFQGGVVAAAVVVTLAFAFGIDDTARWLSAGRLLAFVVAAPVVFVLVALAGVATGGAFLQFDHLPVPKPSVYATEAIELGIGATVGAVIVVLFVNLAAPTAGGERP, encoded by the coding sequence GTGAGCCGTCACCCCGACAGCCCGGTGGTCGTCGCGACCGTCCGCGTCCTCTCGCTGTTCATCCTGACGTTCGCCCTCTTCACGCTGTTCCACGGCACCAGCTCCGTCGGGGGCGGGTTCCAGGGCGGGGTGGTCGCGGCGGCGGTGGTCGTGACGCTCGCGTTCGCTTTCGGCATCGACGACACCGCGCGCTGGCTCTCGGCTGGCCGGTTGCTCGCCTTCGTGGTCGCGGCGCCGGTCGTCTTCGTGCTCGTCGCGCTCGCCGGTGTCGCCACCGGCGGGGCGTTCCTCCAGTTCGACCACCTCCCCGTCCCGAAGCCGTCGGTGTACGCGACAGAGGCCATCGAACTGGGCATCGGCGCGACGGTCGGTGCCGTCATCGTCGTCCTGTTCGTCAATCTCGCGGCCCCCACAGCGGGGGGTGAGCGACCGTGA
- a CDS encoding DUF4040 domain-containing protein, which yields MTATDPLLVGLLVLVVVTAVMTAVARTLPTTLVAFATYSLGLAMVWIVFRAPDVALTEAAVGAGVTTALFLVLLRRTSGSEPTQPTAPTRRVRPASVVVSAAVTLALLLTVPSLPAVGAADTPVFGPVAEFYLTDSADRGIDNVVTAVLVVYRGFDTFGEIAVVFAAAVAVLAVLGREVVL from the coding sequence GTGACGGCTACCGACCCCCTCCTCGTCGGACTGCTCGTCCTCGTCGTCGTCACTGCCGTCATGACGGCAGTCGCCCGAACCCTCCCGACCACGCTGGTCGCGTTCGCCACGTACAGCCTCGGCCTCGCGATGGTGTGGATCGTCTTCCGCGCGCCGGACGTCGCGCTCACCGAGGCCGCGGTCGGTGCCGGCGTCACGACCGCGCTGTTCTTGGTGCTGTTGCGCCGGACGAGCGGCTCCGAACCGACGCAGCCGACGGCACCGACCCGACGCGTCCGCCCTGCTTCGGTCGTCGTCAGCGCGGCGGTGACCCTCGCACTCTTGCTCACGGTCCCGTCGCTCCCGGCGGTCGGGGCGGCCGACACACCCGTGTTCGGCCCGGTCGCGGAGTTCTACCTCACGGACTCGGCCGACCGGGGAATCGACAACGTGGTGACGGCCGTCCTCGTCGTCTACCGCGGGTTCGACACGTTCGGCGAGATCGCGGTCGTCTTCGCCGCGGCCGTCGCCGTGCTCGCCGTGCTCGGACGGGAGGTGGTCCTGTGA
- the mnhG gene encoding monovalent cation/H(+) antiporter subunit G, whose amino-acid sequence MTLVEVLVLGLVGASVFFSFVAVVGFVRLPDVFARAHAASKSETLGALFGLVAAAVVFGVGAETVKIALLAVFVLVTGPTAAHAIVRAATLAGATPWTRDDATHDGTETGAEAGVEGGDAS is encoded by the coding sequence GTGACTCTCGTCGAGGTGCTCGTGTTGGGACTGGTCGGCGCGAGCGTCTTCTTCTCGTTCGTCGCCGTCGTCGGCTTCGTCCGGCTCCCGGACGTCTTCGCCCGTGCCCACGCGGCCTCGAAGAGTGAGACGCTCGGCGCGTTATTCGGCCTCGTCGCGGCCGCCGTGGTCTTCGGCGTGGGTGCCGAGACGGTGAAAATCGCCCTCCTCGCCGTCTTCGTGCTCGTCACCGGTCCGACGGCGGCACACGCCATCGTCCGGGCGGCCACGCTCGCCGGGGCGACCCCGTGGACGCGCGACGATGCCACCCACGACGGGACCGAGACCGGGGCCGAGGCCGGAGTCGAGGGAGGCGATGCGTCGTGA
- a CDS encoding monovalent cation/H+ antiporter complex subunit F, whose product MTATLVTTGLLGGAAALVVLAGALFWRVAVGPTSADRVVAVNVIGTAAVVVIALCSAALDEPGFLDVALVYALLNFLLSLGLARVSVERGELP is encoded by the coding sequence GTGACCGCAACGCTCGTGACGACCGGACTGCTGGGCGGCGCGGCCGCCCTTGTCGTCCTCGCCGGGGCGCTGTTCTGGCGGGTCGCCGTCGGACCGACGTCCGCCGACCGGGTGGTCGCGGTCAACGTCATCGGCACCGCCGCCGTCGTCGTCATCGCGCTGTGCAGTGCTGCGCTCGACGAACCTGGGTTCCTCGACGTGGCGCTGGTGTACGCGCTGTTGAACTTCCTGCTCTCGCTGGGGCTCGCGCGGGTGTCGGTCGAGCGAGGGGAGTTGCCGTGA
- a CDS encoding Na+/H+ antiporter subunit E, which produces MTRLTAPAGASVTQAVLRFGATGAVAFGFYLVLGDPTDPFDVVTGLVSAAVVAAVLGGVVFERTPSVGTASSVLRAIVFVPALLVAVARANLALVAVVLDPDLPIDPAVVRIPAPEGRFARALLANSITLTPGTLTLDVVDDELVVHTLTETSRTELLEGSLARSVAFVTGESRSDVVHTDGGKP; this is translated from the coding sequence GTGACACGACTGACGGCCCCAGCGGGCGCGTCTGTCACGCAGGCAGTGCTCCGGTTCGGGGCGACGGGAGCGGTCGCGTTCGGTTTCTATCTCGTTCTCGGTGACCCGACGGACCCGTTCGACGTCGTGACGGGGCTCGTGAGCGCGGCGGTCGTGGCGGCGGTTCTCGGCGGTGTCGTGTTCGAGCGGACACCGTCCGTCGGAACCGCCTCGTCGGTCCTCCGCGCCATCGTGTTCGTCCCCGCGTTGCTGGTCGCCGTCGCCCGCGCGAACCTCGCGCTCGTGGCGGTCGTCCTCGACCCCGACCTGCCAATCGACCCTGCCGTGGTCCGGATTCCAGCCCCGGAGGGGAGGTTCGCGCGCGCCCTGCTGGCGAACAGCATCACGCTGACGCCGGGGACGCTGACGCTCGACGTCGTCGACGACGAACTCGTCGTCCACACGCTGACGGAGACGAGTCGGACCGAACTACTGGAGGGGTCGCTCGCGCGGTCCGTCGCGTTCGTCACGGGTGAGAGCCGGTCCGACGTCGTGCACACCGACGGGGGGAAGCCGTGA
- a CDS encoding prohibitin family protein, translated as MRDSPPIDTGGLARSATVIGLVLVLLVSMVGGVMAFEGVNEGNVKVVKNQGAVTGTVLEPGWHFITPIVEGTVSIPTRPQTYTMSHQSGEGDNANQDDSVRVLTQDGLHVDVDVTVRYRVTPRDAPRFHEEYRNLPTAETRLIRPTVRSVLRTEGGNIDVTDIYTGEGQTRLKLAVERALKNETGGSGIVIESVQIRNVRLPTEYARSIEQKKVKQQKIEEAEYEIQVAEKNKQRQVIEAEAEAEQIRIKGQALRRNPEVLDLRYIEALRENDNTIYVPADGGVTLTRDVSDDVTSTDAGDTLENESTA; from the coding sequence ATGCGCGACAGCCCTCCAATAGACACTGGTGGACTCGCCAGGTCCGCCACGGTGATCGGTCTCGTCTTGGTCCTCCTCGTCTCGATGGTCGGCGGGGTGATGGCGTTCGAAGGCGTCAACGAAGGTAACGTGAAGGTCGTCAAAAACCAGGGCGCAGTCACGGGCACGGTCCTCGAACCCGGGTGGCACTTCATCACGCCCATCGTCGAGGGGACCGTTTCCATCCCGACACGGCCCCAGACATACACGATGAGCCACCAGAGTGGCGAAGGCGATAACGCGAACCAGGACGACTCGGTGCGTGTCCTCACCCAGGATGGCCTGCACGTCGACGTCGACGTGACTGTCCGCTATCGCGTTACGCCACGCGACGCGCCACGGTTCCACGAGGAGTACCGCAACCTCCCGACTGCGGAGACGCGTCTCATTCGGCCGACGGTCCGCTCGGTGCTGCGGACCGAGGGCGGCAACATCGACGTGACGGACATCTACACCGGTGAGGGGCAGACCCGCCTCAAACTCGCCGTCGAACGAGCGCTCAAGAACGAGACCGGCGGGAGCGGGATCGTCATCGAGAGCGTCCAGATCCGAAACGTCCGACTCCCCACCGAGTACGCGAGGTCCATCGAGCAGAAGAAGGTCAAGCAACAGAAGATCGAGGAAGCGGAGTACGAGATTCAGGTCGCCGAGAAGAACAAACAACGACAGGTGATCGAGGCCGAAGCCGAGGCCGAACAGATCCGCATCAAGGGCCAGGCACTGCGCCGGAACCCCGAGGTGCTTGACCTCCGCTACATCGAGGCACTGCGTGAGAACGACAACACCATCTACGTCCCGGCTGACGGCGGCGTCACCCTCACGCGTGACGTGAGCGACGACGTCACGTCCACGGACGCGGGTGACACGCTCGAGAACGAGAGCACAGCCTGA
- a CDS encoding LysM peptidoglycan-binding domain-containing protein codes for MADRQLKRRVEHLKEVIYELYGDRHLKSPYIRGRPLRDVKVRYYDSKDKWDTAHKRYAETYARKLVRYWKQNNAPYYQKRLHECGTHEGVVAAAKNTYLQAFSSDDPAYYDSISKTIVTRSKSHQVLGHELVHACAVTSGVNLYGLPVSRFSELVDSKLTESVVEYLSYEISFRYITRDFPEGPKGDVAKIEKEYIAKRLTENSKDENSSDGYSLTPAKQFINTHGREKVLHSYFSGSFEKANKGTRHRWLKTGDDGRQWVPAIPSTGKRTKLRRPLQRRSTGYRRKTATRTTPVERLPTPTARQGRFSREYTTIAPKSYTVKPGDTFPTVAKKFGAANQWQTLKTHNPHVGGAKHTPLPTGRKLTLPAHWSSGRARWWDGASTRRTGATSGGFAHQYDRSVGTRFDRRRDRRVGRGIGTGRGLTVEPNWMKPHQYRTVSLEPKSRPFTTSGGFDARTGGSLDGYRASDGLGPSGRVQPKKYTIKPNDTLSGIASKFGHASQWRTLYNLNRKTIGNNPHLIHPTQTLDIPAHWRYGGSY; via the coding sequence ATGGCTGACAGACAGCTCAAGCGGCGAGTGGAGCATCTGAAGGAGGTTATCTACGAACTGTACGGAGACCGCCATCTCAAGTCACCGTACATCAGGGGTCGTCCGCTCCGTGACGTCAAAGTACGGTACTACGACTCGAAGGACAAGTGGGACACAGCGCACAAGCGATACGCCGAGACCTACGCGAGGAAACTCGTCAGGTACTGGAAGCAGAACAACGCGCCGTACTACCAGAAACGGTTACACGAGTGCGGCACCCACGAAGGCGTGGTTGCGGCCGCGAAGAACACGTATCTCCAGGCGTTCAGCTCCGACGATCCGGCGTACTACGATAGCATCTCGAAAACCATCGTGACGCGGTCGAAATCTCACCAGGTGCTCGGACACGAACTCGTCCACGCGTGTGCCGTCACGAGTGGGGTCAACCTCTATGGCCTGCCAGTCAGCCGGTTCTCTGAACTCGTCGATTCCAAACTGACTGAGAGCGTCGTCGAGTATCTCTCGTACGAGATATCGTTCCGGTACATCACGAGAGACTTTCCCGAGGGACCGAAAGGCGACGTTGCGAAGATCGAGAAAGAGTACATCGCGAAGAGACTCACCGAGAACTCGAAGGATGAGAACTCGTCCGATGGGTACTCACTCACTCCTGCGAAGCAGTTCATTAACACCCACGGTCGTGAGAAAGTTCTCCACTCGTACTTTTCAGGATCCTTCGAGAAGGCAAACAAGGGGACGAGACACCGGTGGCTCAAGACAGGCGACGACGGCCGACAGTGGGTCCCAGCGATTCCTTCTACCGGCAAAAGAACAAAACTCCGACGCCCGTTACAGCGGCGCTCGACAGGCTATCGAAGGAAGACGGCCACGCGCACGACCCCGGTCGAACGGTTACCGACTCCAACAGCGAGACAGGGACGCTTCTCTCGGGAATACACGACGATCGCACCGAAGTCCTACACCGTCAAGCCGGGCGACACGTTCCCGACGGTCGCCAAGAAGTTCGGTGCGGCGAACCAGTGGCAGACGCTCAAGACGCACAACCCACACGTCGGCGGCGCGAAACACACTCCGCTTCCGACGGGACGGAAACTGACCCTCCCGGCCCACTGGTCATCCGGGCGGGCACGGTGGTGGGACGGCGCATCGACCCGAAGAACCGGCGCGACGAGCGGTGGGTTCGCCCACCAGTACGACAGGAGCGTCGGAACGCGGTTCGACCGCCGGCGTGACAGGCGTGTCGGACGTGGAATCGGCACCGGACGGGGACTGACTGTCGAGCCGAACTGGATGAAGCCCCACCAGTACCGGACGGTCAGTCTCGAGCCGAAGTCCCGGCCGTTCACGACCAGCGGCGGGTTCGACGCGAGAACTGGCGGTTCGCTCGACGGATATCGTGCGAGTGACGGGCTGGGGCCGAGTGGGAGGGTACAGCCGAAAAAATACACCATCAAACCGAACGACACCCTCAGCGGCATCGCGAGCAAGTTCGGACACGCGAGCCAGTGGCGCACCCTCTACAATCTGAATCGAAAGACCATCGGGAACAACCCGCACTTGATACACCCTACCCAGACGCTGGATATTCCGGCCCACTGGCGGTACGGTGGCAGCTACTAG
- a CDS encoding SDR family oxidoreductase, with translation MSLLSGKTAVITGAASGNGRAIAEAFADHGAAVVVADLQRDPRQGGTPTDELIEERGGEAVFVECDVTDYDDCVAAVEAADEFGGIDVMVNNAGIVGPQTPLVDLDLEAYRSLIEVNLDGVFHGAKAAALELVERGDGGSIINMSSVAGMVGYGGITPYSAAKGGVRLFSYALASELGPDGIRVNAIHPGVIETAMTIEDSPTVGTDEGEQLKATIPLRRFGEPSDVAGVCVFLASDLSAYVTAESIVIDGGNLNSV, from the coding sequence ATGTCCCTGTTGTCAGGTAAGACGGCGGTCATCACCGGTGCTGCGAGTGGAAACGGCCGAGCCATCGCCGAGGCGTTCGCAGACCACGGCGCCGCGGTCGTCGTCGCCGACCTCCAGCGAGACCCCCGCCAGGGCGGAACGCCGACGGACGAACTGATCGAAGAGCGTGGCGGGGAGGCGGTGTTCGTCGAGTGCGACGTGACCGATTACGACGACTGTGTCGCCGCGGTGGAGGCGGCCGACGAGTTCGGTGGAATCGACGTGATGGTCAACAACGCCGGAATCGTCGGGCCACAGACGCCTCTCGTCGACCTCGACCTCGAGGCGTACCGCTCACTGATCGAGGTCAACCTCGACGGCGTCTTCCACGGGGCGAAGGCGGCCGCGCTCGAACTCGTCGAACGCGGCGACGGCGGGAGCATCATCAACATGTCGAGTGTCGCCGGGATGGTCGGCTACGGCGGTATCACTCCGTACTCCGCGGCGAAAGGCGGCGTCCGACTGTTCTCGTACGCGCTAGCGAGCGAACTCGGTCCCGATGGAATCAGGGTCAACGCGATCCACCCTGGCGTCATCGAGACGGCGATGACCATCGAGGACTCGCCGACAGTCGGGACCGACGAAGGCGAGCAACTTAAGGCGACCATCCCCCTGCGGCGGTTCGGGGAGCCATCGGACGTCGCCGGCGTCTGTGTCTTCCTCGCGAGCGACCTCTCGGCGTACGTCACGGCCGAGTCGATCGTCATCGACGGTGGCAACCTGAACAGCGTGTGA
- a CDS encoding PAS domain-containing protein: protein MSRRTDLIDLFALDEATFASRVPAFLAVDGLDTDHRLTVAAAGPESFDGPDGLPGFDRLPPRERDLVWRAWLLDAVPFGLTVSGPAYQDNPIIYANWTLRRLTGYSLSDLVGENPRVLQGPDTDPGPVDDLREALDIWEPVTVELRNYCADGTSFRNRVSLVPIPDETGTISNWVGVQKAVGDTHERD, encoded by the coding sequence ATGTCCCGTCGGACCGACCTCATCGACCTGTTCGCTCTCGACGAGGCGACGTTCGCGTCCAGGGTGCCGGCGTTTCTCGCCGTGGACGGCCTCGACACCGACCACCGGCTGACGGTGGCGGCCGCCGGCCCGGAGTCGTTCGACGGCCCCGACGGCCTGCCGGGCTTCGACCGGCTTCCGCCCCGCGAGCGGGACCTCGTCTGGCGGGCCTGGCTCCTCGACGCGGTCCCGTTCGGGCTCACCGTCTCGGGCCCCGCGTATCAGGACAACCCCATCATCTACGCGAACTGGACGCTTCGGCGGCTGACCGGCTACTCCCTCTCCGACCTCGTGGGCGAGAACCCACGCGTCCTCCAGGGACCCGACACCGACCCCGGCCCCGTCGACGACCTCCGCGAGGCGCTCGACATCTGGGAGCCCGTCACGGTCGAACTCCGGAACTACTGCGCCGACGGAACGTCCTTCCGGAATCGTGTCTCGCTCGTCCCGATTCCGGACGAGACGGGGACCATCTCGAACTGGGTCGGCGTCCAGAAGGCCGTGGGAGACACCCACGAACGGGACTGA
- a CDS encoding DUF5305 domain-containing protein: MARVNRLRIRAFLDRQFALAVLVLVVLAGVGGVLTYDAYAQPNTTVQTNEVTVWEADGSFTHGATVVDNETKTAGAFEPGATVQNRSVYFQSIMPVLNGTFRYGYAADSGELDATVRSRLVVRSVGRGRERPIEYWRQTRSLGREEVTLAPGERVRVPFSVNVTEAAATADQVRERVGDPGQTRASVNVTVALTGTAGGRDIDRTLQYALPVRIEGGVYRVDEAASTRAFTQPERVTVTESPGPLSAYGAPGLLALSLSGLVALAVARRGGRLTLTDTERAWVAYRDDRADFDDWISTVRLPAEAESLPVGEAGTLADLVNVAIDTDNAVLESPDGDTYHVVHDDFRYTFTAPSAPLAADSAPRASADAVADGSVRDEPDRGRDDGQPTTSAPSAAEERPD; encoded by the coding sequence ATGGCACGCGTGAACCGGCTCCGCATACGGGCGTTTCTGGACCGCCAGTTCGCCCTCGCCGTTCTCGTTCTCGTCGTCCTCGCCGGCGTCGGTGGGGTTCTCACCTACGACGCGTACGCACAGCCGAACACGACTGTCCAGACGAACGAGGTGACGGTCTGGGAGGCCGACGGCTCGTTCACCCACGGGGCGACCGTGGTCGACAACGAGACCAAGACGGCAGGCGCGTTCGAGCCGGGCGCGACCGTCCAGAACCGAAGCGTCTACTTCCAGTCGATCATGCCCGTGCTGAACGGGACGTTCCGGTACGGCTACGCCGCCGACTCGGGTGAACTGGACGCGACGGTGCGCAGCCGGCTCGTGGTCCGAAGCGTGGGCCGCGGGCGCGAGCGGCCGATCGAGTACTGGCGCCAGACCCGCTCACTCGGGCGCGAGGAGGTGACACTCGCGCCCGGCGAGCGTGTCCGGGTGCCCTTCTCGGTGAACGTCACCGAGGCGGCGGCGACCGCCGACCAGGTCCGCGAGCGAGTCGGTGACCCCGGACAGACGCGGGCGAGCGTCAACGTCACCGTCGCGCTCACCGGGACGGCGGGCGGACGGGACATCGACCGGACGCTGCAGTACGCGCTCCCGGTGCGTATCGAGGGAGGCGTCTACCGCGTCGACGAGGCGGCCAGCACGCGAGCGTTCACCCAGCCGGAGCGGGTGACTGTCACCGAGTCGCCGGGTCCGCTCTCCGCCTACGGAGCCCCGGGACTGCTCGCGCTCTCACTCTCCGGACTCGTCGCTCTCGCGGTCGCTCGGCGCGGTGGTCGACTCACGCTCACCGACACCGAGCGTGCGTGGGTGGCGTACCGCGACGACCGGGCGGACTTCGACGACTGGATCTCGACCGTTCGGCTCCCCGCCGAGGCCGAGTCGCTCCCCGTCGGCGAGGCCGGCACTCTCGCCGACCTCGTCAACGTCGCCATCGACACGGACAACGCGGTGCTCGAATCACCCGACGGCGACACGTACCACGTCGTCCACGACGACTTCCGATACACGTTCACGGCCCCATCCGCTCCCCTCGCGGCCGACTCGGCCCCGAGGGCGTCAGCCGACGCGGTCGCCGATGGGTCGGTGAGAGACGAGCCGGACCGTGGCCGAGACGACGGACAGCCGACCACGAGTGCTCCGTCCGCCGCGGAGGAGCGTCCGGACTGA
- a CDS encoding S24/S26 family peptidase has product MSLLVLTSGFVLVVGQVFGVPLGLAFVETGSMSPTMEPGDGFVALPPALLGGVDEGDVVTFDAQNIENGRLTTHRVVDETPEGYITRGDANPFTDQQSNEPPVPRDRVVAEAVQVGGTVVVIPNLGDAVSAVRGAFAAVGDPFGLSVNQVVAFVLVALLAAYLLDESGAAGEKRTDRSTRRADGFSGLLFVVGAVALVVMMATLSMTAASGAMAVPYDSVDPGAAGQGGIPAGTTANASIELRNGGVVPMTAVLDSPSQNAALATERVSLGPRGNRSVNLSITAPPSTGSYEVTVERRQYLAVLPAGVLAELSAVNHWLAVLAVDLLLALVVSLVGVRLVGLGRVRLRPTRSLPLEVGFVRWLRSLYRS; this is encoded by the coding sequence GTGTCCCTGCTAGTCCTGACCTCGGGCTTCGTGCTTGTCGTCGGCCAAGTTTTCGGCGTCCCGCTCGGCCTCGCCTTCGTCGAGACGGGGAGCATGTCCCCCACGATGGAACCCGGTGACGGCTTCGTCGCCCTCCCGCCTGCCCTCCTCGGTGGCGTCGACGAGGGCGACGTCGTCACGTTCGACGCCCAGAACATCGAGAACGGTCGTCTCACGACCCACCGCGTCGTCGACGAGACTCCCGAGGGGTACATTACGCGCGGAGACGCGAACCCCTTCACCGACCAGCAGTCGAACGAACCCCCGGTCCCCCGTGATAGAGTCGTCGCCGAAGCCGTGCAGGTCGGCGGCACCGTCGTCGTCATCCCCAACCTCGGCGACGCCGTCAGTGCGGTCCGCGGCGCGTTCGCCGCCGTCGGCGACCCGTTCGGTCTGAGTGTGAACCAGGTGGTCGCGTTCGTCCTCGTCGCGCTGCTCGCCGCGTACCTCCTCGACGAGAGCGGCGCGGCGGGCGAGAAACGCACCGACCGCTCGACCCGTCGCGCCGACGGCTTCTCGGGGCTCCTGTTCGTCGTCGGGGCCGTCGCGCTCGTCGTTATGATGGCCACGCTGAGCATGACCGCCGCGAGCGGCGCGATGGCCGTCCCGTACGACAGCGTCGACCCCGGCGCGGCCGGACAGGGCGGCATCCCGGCCGGGACGACGGCGAACGCCTCCATCGAACTCCGGAACGGCGGGGTCGTGCCGATGACGGCGGTCCTCGACAGTCCGAGTCAGAACGCCGCCCTCGCCACGGAGCGAGTCTCGCTCGGCCCGCGCGGTAACCGGTCGGTGAACCTCAGCATCACCGCACCCCCCTCGACGGGGAGCTACGAGGTGACCGTCGAGCGCCGGCAGTACCTCGCGGTGCTCCCCGCGGGGGTGCTCGCGGAGCTGTCGGCCGTGAACCACTGGCTCGCGGTGCTGGCGGTCGACCTCCTGCTCGCGCTGGTCGTGAGTCTGGTGGGCGTCAGACTCGTGGGGCTCGGACGGGTCCGCCTCCGACCCACACGCTCGCTCCCGTTGGAGGTCGGGTTCGTCCGGTGGCTCCGGTCGCTCTATCGGAGTTGA